CCGTGTTTGTCCCGTCGTGACATAGGACAGCCAGGCGCCGTCGGCGGCGAGGCGGACGACATGGAGCTCGGGCGTTGCGTCAGTCGCGCGATGGCGCTTCAGGCGCGCCTTCATCCAGTCGTTCCAGAGCCGGCGCAATGACGGATCGGTGACGACGACCATGCTCAGCGCCGCCCAGGGCGTTGCGAATCCGAATGCCTTGCCGGTGAACACCGCATTGACATAGGCGCGTGTAAAGCTGCCGCGCGGCTTGGGATCAGTCTCGATGGCGGCGTCGATCTCGGCATCGACGCGGGCAAGGAGGTCGGCGAACAGCCCCTCGATCAGCGCCTGCTTGCTGCCGAAATGATGAAACAGCCCGCCCTTGGTGACGCCGGCGGCCGCCGCCACCGCCTGTACTGTGACGCCCGACACGCCATGGTCCATGGCGATCGCCGCGGCGCAATCGAGCAGGGCGCGCCGCACCTGCTCGGGCTGCTTGGCGCGGGTGTAGGCGCTTTCCGCCATCAATGCACCGTGGTCTCCGAGAACAGGTTGATGACCACGACCCCCGATACGATCAGCGCGATGCCGACAAAGGCCGCGGCGTCCAGCATCTGGCGGAACAGCACGAAGGAGACGGTGGCGGTCAGGATGATGCCGACGCCGCCCCAGATCGCATAGGCGATGCTCAGGGGAATGACCCGGATCGCCACCGACAGCGCGTAGAACGAGGCGACGTAGAACAGCACCATGGCCAACGTCGGCCACGGCCGCGTGAACTGCGCGGACTGCTGGAGGAGGGCGGACGCCGTGACCTCGAACACGA
The genomic region above belongs to Bradyrhizobium arachidis and contains:
- a CDS encoding TetR/AcrR family transcriptional regulator, with product MAESAYTRAKQPEQVRRALLDCAAAIAMDHGVSGVTVQAVAAAAGVTKGGLFHHFGSKQALIEGLFADLLARVDAEIDAAIETDPKPRGSFTRAYVNAVFTGKAFGFATPWAALSMVVVTDPSLRRLWNDWMKARLKRHRATDATPELHVVRLAADGAWLSYVTTGQTRMNADLRAVHDRLIAQTYRRT
- a CDS encoding DMT family transporter; amino-acid sequence: MTSAFNAYAALALAIVFEVTASALLQQSAQFTRPWPTLAMVLFYVASFYALSVAIRVIPLSIAYAIWGGVGIILTATVSFVLFRQMLDAAAFVGIALIVSGVVVINLFSETTVH